From the genome of Lotus japonicus ecotype B-129 chromosome 6, LjGifu_v1.2, one region includes:
- the LOC130725622 gene encoding uncharacterized protein At4g04775-like, producing MKKMNSGFAEKRLPRSCSSSSTSCSSRVCECGELVISYISNTTENPRRAFWRCPNWMNEQNCGYFRWKDEPEENLQDGYVAELQKKNAMLIAKLEAQIQKLEAERLNLEVKNARLKQKLEAEAEKLESERKKGKMLMYFSIVCHVISGLWFMALISKNNCNM from the exons atgaagaagatgaacagtggTTTCGCAGAGAAGAGACTTCCCAGAAGCTGCTCATCGTCCTCGACCTCGTGTTCTTCTAGGGTGTGCGAATGTGGAGAGCTAGTGATATCATACATCTCTAACACAACAGAGAACCCTCGAAGAGCATTCTGGAGGTGCCCAAATTGGATG aatgagcaaaattgTGGCTATTTTCGATGgaaagatgaaccagaggagaATTTGCAAGATGGGTATGTGGCTGAACTCCAAAAAAAGAATGCAATGTTGATAGCCAAGTTGGAGGCTCAAATTCAGAAGCTGGAGGCTGAAAGACTCAACCTTGAGGTGAAGAATGCAAGGCTGAAACAAAAGTTGGAGGCTGAAGCTGAGAAATTAGAGAGTGAAAGGAAAAAGGGGAAAATGTTGATGTATTTTTCAATTGTTTGTCATGTAATTTCTGGGTTATGGTTTATGGCTCTCATTAGCAAAAACAATTGTAACATGTGA